A stretch of Lactuca sativa cultivar Salinas chromosome 6, Lsat_Salinas_v11, whole genome shotgun sequence DNA encodes these proteins:
- the LOC128126782 gene encoding gamma-gliadin-like produces MGFQNTYNPNWRNNPNNPYPPKQNPQNIMMRPQYPQYPSQKPPYPQTAYPPPNYQQPQQQVQSSGNHQMSLQELVASLAQTQTQFQKEAKNTFSNIQVQTGDLATTLNKMEQRGKLPYQTKKNPNVSEITLKSGKTLGESNPKRVSREEEYDVMVF; encoded by the coding sequence ATGGGATTTCAAAACACATACAACCCAAATTGGAGGAATAACCCAAACAACCCATACCCACCAAAGCAAAATCCACAAAATATTATGATGAGACCCCAATATCCACAATATCCTTCCCAAAAACCTCCATATCCACAAACAGCTTATCCCCCTCCAAATTACCAACAACCTCAACAACAAGTCCAATCAAGTGGTAACCATCAAATGAGTCTTCAAGAACTTGTTGCTTCTCTTGctcaaacccaaacccaatttCAAAAAGAGGCAAAGAACACCTTCTCCAACATTCAAGTACAAACTGGAGACTTGGCCACCACTCTCAACAAGATGGAACAAAGAGGTAAACTTCCATATCAAACCAAGAAGAATCCCAATGTGAgtgaaataaccttgaaaagtgGGAAAACACTTGGAGAAAGCAACCCCAAAAGAGTTTcaagagaagaagaatatgatgttATGGTTTTTTAA